One genomic window of Muntiacus reevesi chromosome 4, mMunRee1.1, whole genome shotgun sequence includes the following:
- the LRRC30 gene encoding leucine-rich repeat-containing protein 30 has product MGARQSGARRKDKGPLGRGLLRGRQKFSSWDDALLPGRDPRCLLKRGLRHVSFSLVTKGMTDAPDFLWGLSEMQKLNLSHNQLRAVPPELGKLTRLVVLNLCGNRLKTLPREVSLLQSLKVLFVHMNGLTELPAELGACRSLEVLSASHNCLSQLPASLADLSRLRKLNLSHNRFAHIPVCVFSLKELDFLHVGSNRLENIAESIQCLAGLQIFIAEGNHIHTFPRSLCLLTSLELLNLNNNDIQTLPAELYMLCRLTRIAWNPMDKGLHISRNPLSKPLPELLEGGLEMLVSYLKDRKHT; this is encoded by the coding sequence ATGGGGGCCAGGCAGTCCGGGGCCCGTCGCAAGGACAAGGGCCCCCTGGGGCGGGGGCTACTGCGGGGGAGGCAGAAGTTCTCCTCCTGGGACGATGCTCTGCTTCCCGGCAGGGACCCGCGCTGCCTGCTGAAGCGGGGGCTGCGCCATGTCAGTTTCAGCCTGGTCACCAAGGGCATGACGGATGCGCCCGACTTCCTCTGGGGCCTGTCGGAGATGCAGAAGCTCAACCTGTCCCACAACCAGCTCCGGGCCGTTCCGCCCGAGCTGGGGAAGCTTACGCGGCTGGTGGTCCTGAACTTGTGCGGGAACCGCCTGAAGACGCTGCCCCGGGAGGTCAGCCTCCTGCAGAGCCTCAAAGTCCTGTTCGTGCACATGAACGGCCTGACGGAGCTGCCGGCCGAGCTGGGCGCCTGCCGGAGCCTGGAGGTCCTGAGCGCGTCGCACAACTGCCTGTCCCAGCTGCCCGCCAGCCTCGCCGACCTGTCTCGGCTGCGCAAGCTGAACCTCAGCCACAACCGCTTCGCCCACATCCCCGTCTGCGTGTTCTCACTCAAGGAGCTGGACTTCCTGCACGTGGGCTCCAACCGCCTGGAGAACATTGCCGAGAGCATCCAGTGCCTGGCCGGCCTGCAGATCTTCATCGCTGAGGGCAACCACATCCACACCTTCCCACGCTCGCTCTGCCTGCTCACAAGCCTGGAGCTGCTGAacctgaacaacaatgacatccAGACGCTCCCTGCGGAGCTCTACATGCTCTGCAGGCTGACCAGGATCGcctggaaccccatggacaaagggctGCACATTTCCCGTAACCCTTTATCCAAACCTCTGCCCGAGCTGCTGGAGGGGGGGCTGGAGATGCTCGTCAGTTACCTGAAGGACAGAAAACACACCTGA